The following proteins come from a genomic window of Vibrio vulnificus NBRC 15645 = ATCC 27562:
- a CDS encoding LysE family translocator encodes MNFALLSAFIPTFFFVSITPGMCMTLALTLGMSIGYKRTLWMMLGELVGVAVVSVAAVVGIAAVMLNYPMLFISFKILGATYLVYLGIQMWRSRGKLSLSAETGPVSRANNWQLIMQGFITAIANPKGWAFMISLLPPFIDKSAPLPPQLFLLVGIILISEFVCMTLYATGGKGLKRLLGQSQNVRRLNRIAGSLMIGVGIWLFFS; translated from the coding sequence ATGAACTTCGCGCTACTTTCTGCTTTCATCCCAACCTTTTTCTTTGTCTCTATCACCCCGGGGATGTGTATGACTTTAGCCTTAACCCTTGGTATGAGCATCGGATATAAACGCACACTTTGGATGATGCTCGGAGAGCTGGTTGGTGTTGCGGTTGTTTCCGTTGCAGCGGTCGTCGGTATTGCCGCCGTTATGCTCAATTACCCCATGCTGTTCATTAGTTTCAAAATATTGGGCGCGACCTATTTGGTTTACTTAGGTATCCAAATGTGGCGCTCTCGTGGAAAGCTGTCTCTTTCTGCTGAAACTGGCCCTGTCAGCCGCGCGAATAATTGGCAATTGATCATGCAAGGGTTCATTACTGCCATTGCCAATCCGAAAGGCTGGGCATTTATGATTTCTCTCCTACCCCCTTTTATTGACAAAAGCGCGCCACTACCACCACAGCTTTTTCTGCTGGTCGGAATTATTCTGATTTCGGAGTTTGTCTGTATGACGCTCTACGCCACTGGCGGTAAAGGTTTGAAACGCTTGCTTGGTCAATCACAAAACGTGCGTCGCTTGAACCGAATTGCTGGTAGTTTGATGATTGGCGTCGGTATCTGGTTGTTTTTCAGCTAA
- a CDS encoding NUDIX hydrolase, with protein sequence MSTVIHKWKNIALIEEEVLLPTGHAIAHTTIQHPGASVILPVTEEGNIILINQFRPSLKKWLLELPAGTKEQGEDPQHCAERELEEETGYSAEEFISLGQVTPLAGFCDEIQYLFVAKKLTQTNRYQCDEDEVIQVVSLSLEQLEEKIRDGSISDAKTIACLSKAKLCGYI encoded by the coding sequence ATGAGCACCGTCATACATAAATGGAAAAATATCGCCCTAATAGAAGAAGAGGTGCTACTCCCGACTGGACACGCCATCGCGCACACAACGATTCAGCACCCGGGCGCCTCTGTCATCCTTCCCGTCACGGAAGAGGGCAACATCATACTGATTAATCAATTTCGTCCTTCCCTGAAAAAATGGTTACTAGAACTCCCTGCCGGCACCAAAGAACAAGGTGAAGATCCTCAGCACTGTGCGGAACGCGAGCTGGAAGAAGAAACTGGCTACAGCGCAGAGGAGTTTATCTCTTTGGGCCAAGTCACACCGCTGGCGGGGTTTTGCGACGAAATTCAATACTTGTTTGTGGCCAAGAAACTGACACAAACCAATCGCTATCAATGCGATGAAGATGAAGTGATTCAAGTGGTCAGCTTATCCCTTGAACAACTCGAAGAAAAAATAAGAGATGGCAGCATTAGCGACGCCAAAACCATTGCTTGCTTAAGCAAAGCCAAGCTTTGCGGCTATATATAG
- the viaA gene encoding ATPase RavA stimulator ViaA, whose protein sequence is MLGADGLNLALMIADSGIVESAVNDLMARSQLMVMAENRGVKASVKNHLSKWRGSVKRRITKVCETERFQQELSLYQEVIHLTENEFFERIDDVVRKLEWHSAFYLQARRLLDKNKGLNNPMFPHYFCDQWYQSLFEAIKQAQVTELEANKEKVLNDLYQRMETMKNMDKVTDSGDEGSVGRLWDMASAKLSKTDVSVMKRYAEFLKKNNGLQEIAEQLGRMANEVDDPDLQRTPAEELQMVEEKSDEATDDIVGIHESDDLNKLLPNETMFLAYPELEVVFYKHLADKRLMNYRVQGKSRTLRKVRAQKPDNQQVEIEKGPFVLCVDASGSMSGFPEQSAKAMAYALMQIALAEGRDCYVILFSTEQITYELTKQDGLREAADFLTYTFHGGTAFEPVLMKSIDLMSGDKYRNADLVVLSDFIAPRQSEEMLAKVEALKEQKNRFHAVSLSKYGNPALMSMFDHCWAYHPGLVGRLLKKW, encoded by the coding sequence ATGTTAGGAGCCGATGGCCTAAACCTTGCCTTAATGATTGCAGACTCAGGGATTGTTGAGTCTGCGGTGAACGATCTGATGGCACGTTCACAGTTAATGGTGATGGCAGAAAACCGAGGAGTGAAAGCCTCGGTGAAAAACCATTTGTCCAAATGGCGTGGCAGCGTAAAGCGCCGCATTACCAAAGTGTGTGAAACAGAACGCTTCCAACAAGAATTGTCGCTCTATCAAGAAGTGATTCATCTGACGGAAAATGAGTTTTTCGAACGCATTGATGATGTCGTGCGTAAGTTGGAATGGCATTCCGCCTTCTATCTACAAGCACGACGCTTGCTCGACAAAAATAAAGGGTTAAATAACCCAATGTTTCCTCACTATTTCTGCGATCAGTGGTATCAAAGTCTGTTTGAAGCGATCAAGCAAGCCCAAGTGACTGAACTGGAAGCCAATAAAGAGAAGGTCCTCAACGATCTTTATCAGCGCATGGAAACCATGAAGAACATGGACAAAGTGACGGATTCTGGTGATGAAGGAAGCGTGGGGCGACTTTGGGACATGGCATCGGCCAAGCTCAGTAAAACAGACGTTTCTGTCATGAAGCGCTACGCTGAGTTTCTTAAAAAGAACAATGGTTTACAGGAAATTGCTGAGCAGTTAGGTCGCATGGCCAATGAAGTGGATGATCCCGATCTGCAACGTACTCCGGCAGAAGAGTTGCAGATGGTCGAGGAGAAAAGTGACGAAGCGACGGATGATATCGTCGGCATCCATGAAAGTGATGATCTCAACAAACTGCTGCCAAACGAAACCATGTTTTTGGCCTACCCAGAACTGGAAGTGGTGTTCTACAAACATTTGGCCGACAAACGTTTGATGAATTATCGCGTGCAGGGCAAGTCGAGAACGCTGCGTAAGGTGAGAGCGCAAAAGCCGGACAATCAGCAAGTAGAGATTGAAAAAGGGCCGTTTGTACTGTGCGTTGATGCATCGGGTTCGATGAGTGGTTTCCCTGAGCAGAGTGCCAAAGCAATGGCTTACGCGCTGATGCAGATTGCGTTAGCCGAAGGGCGTGATTGCTATGTCATCTTATTCTCAACAGAGCAAATTACTTATGAGCTGACCAAGCAAGATGGCCTGCGCGAAGCGGCGGATTTTCTTACCTACACATTTCACGGCGGCACCGCATTTGAACCTGTACTGATGAAATCGATCGATCTTATGAGTGGGGATAAATACCGCAATGCGGATTTAGTGGTGTTATCGGATTTTATTGCCCCTAGACAGTCAGAAGAAATGCTGGCGAAAGTAGAGGCTTTGAAAGAACAAAAGAACCGTTTCCACGCTGTCAGTTTGTCGAAATATGGTAACCCTGCGTTGATGTCGATGTTCGACCATTGTTGGGCTTATCACCCAGGCCTAGTTGGGCGCTTATTGAAAAAGTGGTAA
- a CDS encoding ATPase RavA domain-containing protein, with the protein MIRPSFASNADKALLSERINKLSAALADGVYEREYTIKLCLLAALAGESVFLLGPPGIAKSLIAKRLIQAFDNSSYFEYLMTRFSTPEEVFGPLSIQELKDNGRYVRLTKGYLPTAQVVFLDEIWKAGPAILNTLLTVVNEKTFKNGSDIERVPMRLLISASNELPDEDSGLDALYDRMLVRVFVNRIQNKQNFKSMLTVGTPEEARIPEGLAITDEEYHQWQKALESLKLSDRVFEKLFQLKTMLEEKAESVGVDVAETDLYVSDRRWKKAVRLLKASAFFNGRDEINPLDLLLLQDCLWNSPESREVVTSVIQEFALNYAFDQKEVQSQIDYCREELADIQQELEEQYGIVLSMESSAGLLRKGKEVHTFDTSEARIYSVGPTRNLVKLVLLQSNMSVSESERGDSRWVYVQKDELDRVIKEGQGELYGFVNQNTNLCRLKFDLDASNNLVIRDIANRAVLVSLVTKDGLNEEHYQKWAEKCDSAFSKLTDAEHHLRKVRSDFHGALPHNFIDPELPRMMEATIQQVSHTLESVKSESEKTMFRIKHLNEYFS; encoded by the coding sequence ATGATTCGCCCCTCTTTTGCGTCTAATGCAGATAAAGCGTTACTTTCTGAAAGAATTAACAAATTGTCGGCCGCGTTAGCCGACGGCGTGTATGAAAGAGAATACACCATTAAACTCTGTTTGCTGGCGGCATTAGCTGGTGAAAGTGTTTTCTTACTTGGCCCTCCTGGTATTGCAAAAAGTTTAATCGCTAAACGACTTATTCAGGCCTTTGATAACAGTAGTTATTTCGAATACTTAATGACGCGCTTTTCAACCCCTGAAGAAGTGTTTGGTCCGCTCAGTATCCAAGAGTTGAAAGACAACGGACGCTACGTTCGCTTGACAAAAGGCTACCTACCCACCGCGCAAGTGGTGTTTCTTGATGAAATTTGGAAAGCTGGCCCTGCCATTTTGAACACCTTGCTGACCGTGGTGAATGAGAAAACATTCAAAAACGGCAGCGATATTGAACGTGTTCCGATGCGTTTGCTTATCTCGGCTTCCAATGAGTTACCTGACGAAGACAGTGGCTTAGATGCGCTATACGACCGAATGTTGGTGCGCGTGTTTGTTAACCGAATTCAGAATAAACAGAACTTTAAATCCATGCTCACCGTGGGTACACCGGAGGAAGCGCGTATTCCTGAAGGGCTTGCGATCACCGATGAAGAGTATCATCAGTGGCAGAAGGCTCTAGAGTCGCTGAAACTAAGCGATCGTGTGTTTGAAAAACTGTTCCAACTGAAAACCATGCTGGAAGAGAAAGCCGAATCGGTAGGTGTCGATGTGGCGGAGACGGATCTCTACGTTTCTGACCGACGTTGGAAAAAAGCCGTGCGCTTACTCAAAGCCAGTGCGTTTTTTAATGGTCGCGACGAGATCAACCCTCTTGATTTGCTGCTGCTGCAAGATTGCTTGTGGAACAGCCCAGAGTCGCGTGAGGTCGTGACCTCGGTTATCCAAGAGTTTGCGCTTAACTACGCATTTGATCAAAAGGAAGTACAAAGTCAAATCGACTATTGCCGAGAAGAGTTGGCGGACATCCAACAAGAGCTGGAAGAGCAATATGGCATTGTGCTTTCGATGGAATCGTCTGCTGGTCTGCTGCGTAAGGGCAAAGAGGTGCATACTTTTGACACGTCAGAAGCTCGTATTTACAGCGTTGGCCCAACGCGCAACTTGGTCAAATTGGTGCTGCTACAAAGCAACATGTCTGTCTCTGAATCTGAACGTGGTGATAGCCGCTGGGTGTATGTACAGAAGGATGAACTCGACCGAGTGATCAAAGAAGGTCAGGGTGAGCTTTATGGTTTCGTAAACCAAAACACCAACTTATGCCGCTTGAAATTTGATCTGGATGCATCCAACAACTTGGTGATCAGAGACATTGCCAACCGTGCGGTGTTGGTCAGTTTGGTGACTAAAGATGGTCTAAATGAAGAACATTACCAGAAATGGGCAGAGAAATGTGACAGCGCGTTTAGTAAGCTCACTGACGCAGAACATCATTTACGTAAAGTTCGCTCGGATTTCCACGGTGCGTTGCCGCACAACTTTATCGACCCTGAGTTACCAAGAATGATGGAAGCGACGATCCAACAGGTATCGCATACTTTGGAAAGTGTAAAAAGCGAGAGTGAGAAAACCATGTTCCGTATTAAACACCTCAACGAATACTTCTCGTAA
- the ltaE gene encoding low-specificity L-threonine aldolase, translating to MDFRSDTVTRPTPAMREAMANAIVGDDVYGDDPTVNELEAFTAKEAGFEAALFTTSGTQANLLGLMAHCERGDEYLCGQQAHNYRYEAGGAAVLGSIQPQPIENNPDGTLPFDKLTAAIKPDDSHFARTKLLSLENTINGKVLPLSYLQEARAFVDKHNLKLHLDGARVYNAATALDVPVRDIAQYFDSMTICLSKGLGAPVGSLLLGSKEYIAKARRLRKMVGGGMRQAGILAAAGKLALTEQVAQLKVDHANAKALAQGLSELPGVHVNPDFVQTNIVFAKLDDGIDINAIAQKLAKESIIITPGNPIRFVTHKDISRQDIDLFLEKLRFFLG from the coding sequence ATGGATTTTCGTTCTGACACCGTAACTCGCCCTACTCCCGCCATGCGCGAGGCCATGGCTAACGCTATCGTCGGCGATGATGTATACGGCGATGACCCAACCGTAAATGAACTGGAAGCCTTTACCGCCAAAGAAGCAGGCTTTGAAGCTGCGCTCTTTACCACTTCAGGCACGCAAGCAAACCTGCTAGGTTTGATGGCGCATTGTGAACGCGGTGATGAGTATCTTTGTGGCCAACAAGCGCACAACTATCGTTACGAGGCTGGCGGTGCGGCAGTATTGGGTTCCATCCAACCTCAACCGATTGAGAACAATCCAGATGGCACGTTGCCGTTTGACAAGCTAACCGCTGCCATCAAACCCGATGACAGCCACTTTGCGCGCACTAAGCTGCTGAGCCTTGAAAATACCATCAATGGTAAAGTGCTGCCTTTGAGCTATTTGCAAGAGGCACGCGCTTTCGTCGATAAACACAATCTTAAACTCCATCTTGATGGTGCTCGTGTTTATAACGCAGCAACGGCGTTGGATGTCCCAGTAAGAGACATCGCTCAGTATTTTGATTCGATGACCATTTGTCTTTCCAAAGGATTGGGCGCTCCGGTGGGTTCTCTGCTGCTGGGTTCGAAAGAATACATCGCAAAAGCACGACGTTTGCGCAAAATGGTCGGTGGCGGCATGCGCCAAGCGGGTATTTTAGCCGCAGCGGGTAAGCTAGCCTTGACCGAACAAGTGGCTCAGTTAAAAGTCGATCATGCCAATGCCAAAGCATTGGCGCAGGGTTTGTCTGAGTTGCCCGGTGTGCATGTCAATCCTGATTTCGTGCAAACAAACATTGTGTTTGCCAAACTGGATGACGGTATCGACATCAACGCGATTGCGCAAAAATTGGCAAAAGAATCGATCATCATTACCCCGGGAAATCCGATTCGTTTTGTGACTCACAAAGATATTTCTCGCCAAGATATTGATCTATTTCTAGAAAAGTTGCGATTCTTCCTCGGCTAA
- a CDS encoding MmcQ/YjbR family DNA-binding protein, giving the protein MTTKELEAYLDTFVCAESSFPFGPEALVFKVKDKMFAILASREGREYITLKAKPEDGEVLMSQFESITPGYHTNKRHWITVYLNGDVESGLIEDLCQRSYQLVVDKLPKSQRP; this is encoded by the coding sequence ATGACCACCAAAGAACTTGAAGCCTACCTTGATACTTTTGTTTGCGCAGAAAGCAGCTTTCCGTTTGGCCCGGAAGCCTTAGTCTTTAAGGTCAAAGACAAAATGTTTGCGATTCTAGCCAGCCGAGAAGGGCGAGAATACATTACACTTAAAGCGAAGCCCGAAGATGGCGAAGTGTTAATGTCTCAGTTTGAATCCATCACACCGGGTTACCACACCAATAAGCGTCACTGGATCACTGTGTACTTAAATGGCGATGTGGAATCGGGTTTGATTGAAGATCTGTGCCAACGCTCATATCAATTGGTGGTGGACAAGCTGCCTAAGTCGCAGCGTCCTTAA
- a CDS encoding DUF962 domain-containing protein translates to MRSLEQWLDAYGESHQNSTNQKIHTFAVPGIFFSIVALIWSLPSLPLPVLSLNWVWVVALPVWWFYYRLSLSVFLMMLGYTLASIALAWSVELLGMPLAEMAVGLFIVLWIFQFVGHKIEGKKPSFFEDLKFLLIGPVWVFMRHK, encoded by the coding sequence ATGCGCTCATTAGAACAATGGCTGGATGCCTACGGTGAAAGTCATCAAAACTCGACCAATCAAAAAATCCATACCTTTGCTGTGCCGGGGATTTTCTTTTCGATCGTAGCGTTGATTTGGTCGCTGCCTTCGCTTCCTCTGCCTGTTTTATCGCTGAATTGGGTCTGGGTTGTCGCTTTGCCTGTTTGGTGGTTCTACTATCGGCTGTCGCTTAGTGTCTTTTTGATGATGCTGGGTTATACCCTTGCCAGTATCGCGCTCGCATGGAGTGTTGAACTGTTGGGGATGCCCTTAGCCGAGATGGCTGTTGGTCTCTTTATTGTTTTGTGGATTTTTCAATTTGTTGGCCACAAGATTGAAGGGAAGAAGCCTTCGTTTTTTGAAGATCTGAAGTTTTTGCTGATTGGTCCAGTTTGGGTGTTTATGCGTCATAAATAA
- a CDS encoding coniferyl aldehyde dehydrogenase, giving the protein MELKQRLSQQLKESRDAFLRNPYPTYQKRLENLNKLESLIKAHQAEIIYAIEQDFGTRSISETGLLELFTSIETIRDAKKQLKKWMKPSRRHTSVWFFPAKNRVVPQPLGVVGVIVPWNYPLMLTIGPLVAALAAGNRVMLKMSQNSPHLAQLLVELFEAQFNRDEVAIYADEAEMGPAFSKLKFDHLLFTGSTKTGRAVMQSAANNLVPVTLELGGKSPVILDEKFDVKIALERLLGGKLYNCGQTCIAPDYLFVPQSRLNEVVETTKAIMAKRFRTIQHPDYTSIIDANAFERLTHLLSDAKEKGAKLINCIPDSEPERGSRKLPFYLVTEVESDMAVMQEEIFGPILPIITYQHIDEVFHYIAQRPRPLALYLFSEDKWLQKKITQETLSGGLCINDVMLHVAQHDLPFGGVGESGMGHYHGREGFHTFSKLKPVMTQSRFALTPLFYSPYSGFAKSILNVMINRKIGNYESAIQQKLTSLLRIIGRDVS; this is encoded by the coding sequence ATGGAGTTAAAACAGCGATTGAGTCAACAGCTCAAAGAAAGTCGCGATGCGTTTCTAAGAAACCCATACCCCACCTACCAAAAAAGACTCGAGAACCTCAACAAACTTGAATCGCTCATCAAAGCGCATCAAGCTGAGATCATCTACGCCATCGAACAAGACTTTGGTACTCGTTCAATCAGTGAAACGGGATTACTCGAGCTGTTTACCAGTATTGAAACCATTCGAGATGCCAAAAAACAGCTTAAGAAATGGATGAAGCCAAGTCGTCGACATACCTCTGTCTGGTTTTTTCCTGCAAAAAACAGAGTTGTCCCTCAGCCGTTAGGTGTGGTGGGCGTCATTGTGCCGTGGAACTATCCACTGATGCTTACCATTGGTCCTCTGGTTGCGGCGCTGGCGGCAGGAAATCGCGTGATGCTCAAAATGTCGCAAAATTCGCCGCATTTAGCTCAGTTGTTGGTCGAGCTGTTTGAAGCGCAGTTTAATCGTGACGAAGTCGCCATTTATGCGGATGAAGCCGAGATGGGGCCTGCGTTTTCCAAGCTCAAGTTCGACCATTTGCTGTTTACCGGTTCAACGAAAACGGGACGGGCGGTGATGCAATCCGCAGCCAATAATTTGGTGCCAGTGACCTTAGAGTTGGGTGGGAAATCGCCCGTGATCTTAGATGAAAAATTTGATGTGAAGATCGCACTAGAACGCTTGCTTGGTGGCAAATTGTATAACTGTGGTCAAACGTGTATCGCGCCTGACTATCTGTTTGTGCCTCAATCTCGATTGAACGAAGTCGTCGAAACCACCAAAGCCATCATGGCGAAACGCTTTCGCACAATTCAACATCCAGATTACACCTCGATTATCGATGCCAATGCTTTTGAGCGCTTAACGCACCTTCTCAGCGACGCCAAAGAAAAAGGCGCGAAGCTCATCAACTGTATTCCAGATTCTGAACCAGAGCGAGGCAGTCGAAAACTGCCATTCTATCTAGTGACAGAGGTGGAGAGCGATATGGCGGTGATGCAAGAAGAGATCTTTGGACCGATACTGCCGATCATCACTTATCAACATATTGACGAGGTGTTCCACTACATTGCTCAGAGGCCGCGTCCTTTAGCGTTATACCTCTTTAGTGAAGATAAGTGGCTACAGAAAAAGATCACGCAAGAAACACTGTCTGGTGGTTTGTGTATCAACGACGTCATGCTGCATGTCGCACAACACGACTTGCCGTTTGGTGGTGTCGGTGAGAGCGGCATGGGGCATTATCATGGTCGAGAAGGCTTTCACACCTTCTCGAAGTTAAAGCCCGTGATGACCCAATCTCGATTTGCTCTCACGCCGCTGTTTTATTCCCCTTACAGCGGTTTCGCAAAATCGATTCTTAACGTCATGATCAACCGAAAGATCGGCAATTATGAGTCGGCCATTCAGCAGAAACTAACGAGTTTGCTGCGCATAATAGGCCGCGACGTCTCTTAA
- a CDS encoding c-type cytochrome produces the protein MLRPILCLIATAFTFTAHANALQGNPELGKVKSPSCVFCHGTTGVAANNAYPHLAGQNEQYLFDSMKSYQNGQRTGPLADMMQAQLQRLNDQDLRDVAAYYAQQTR, from the coding sequence ATGTTAAGACCCATTCTGTGCCTCATCGCCACTGCTTTCACCTTCACCGCTCACGCAAACGCTCTTCAAGGTAATCCTGAACTCGGCAAAGTCAAAAGTCCAAGTTGTGTCTTTTGCCACGGCACAACTGGCGTAGCGGCCAATAATGCTTACCCGCATCTCGCAGGCCAAAACGAACAATATCTGTTTGATTCCATGAAAAGCTATCAAAACGGCCAACGGACAGGTCCGCTAGCCGATATGATGCAGGCACAATTACAACGCCTGAATGATCAAGACTTAAGAGACGTCGCGGCCTATTATGCGCAGCAAACTCGTTAG